GTCCTCGGCGACGCCCACGTCGACCGCGCCGAGGCGAGGAAGACCGGGTTCACCGAGCCGTTCCAGGACCTCATCACCCGCTATGCCTGGGGCGACATCTGGACCCGGCCCGGGCTGGACCGCCGGACCCGCAGCTGCATGGTGCTGACCGCGCTGGTGGCCAAGGGCCACTGGGAGGAGCTGGCCATGCACGTCCGCGCGGCCGTACGCAACGGGCTGAGCGCCGACGAGATCCAGGAGGTCTTCCTCCAGGCGGCGATCTACTGCGGCGTCCCGGCGGCCAACAAGGCCTTCGCCGTCGCCCAGCAGGTCCTTTCGGAGATCGGAGAGGTCTAGAGATGACCCGCCCGCCCAAGGCCCGGCACCGGGGCCGCCGACCGCGGTTCCCCGGGCTCGCGCGCTCGCCCGGCCGGGCCGCCGCCCCCGATGATCCCCCTCTCCTCTTTCCCGTCCCCATCCGGGCTCCGGCCGTGCGCTGTCGGGGTCCGCGCCCTCATCCCTAGGAGTTCCTCATGCGTACCCGCGTCGGAATCATCGGTGCCGGCCCGGCCGGTCTGCTGCTGTCGCACCTGCTGCACCGCAGGGGCGTCGAATCCGTGGTGCTGGAGAACCGGTCCCGCGACTACTGCGAGCAGCGCCAGCGCGCCGGTGTGGTCGAGCACGGCGTGGCCGAGGTGCTGCGCGAGAGCGGGGTGGGCTCCCGCATGGACACCGACGGGCTGGTGCACCACGGCATCGAGCTGCGCTTCGACGGCCGCGCCCACCGCATCGACTTCCCCGGGCTCACCGGGCGCGACGTGATGATCTACGCCCAGACCGAGGTCGTCAAGGACCTCATCGCCCGGCGGCTCGCCGACGGCGGGCAGATCCTGTTCGGGGCCAAGGCGACCTCGGTCGAGGACGTCGAGACCGACAGCCCCCGCATCCGCTTCGAGCGCGACGGCGAAGCCGATGTGCTGGAGTGCGACGTGGTGGCCGCCTGCGACGGCTTCCACGGCATCGGGCGCCGGTCCCTGCCCTCCGGTGTGGCGCGCACCTTCGACAAGGTGTACCCGTTCAGTTGGCTGGGCATCCTGGCCGACGTGGCGCCCTCCTGCGAGGAGCTGATCTACGCGCACAGCGAGCGCGGCTTCGCGCTGCACAGCATGCGCTCGCCCGAGGTGAGCCGACTCTACCTCCAGGTTCCCAACGGCACCGACCCCGCCGACTGGTCCGACGAGCGCATCTGGGACGAGCTCTCGGCCCGATTCGCGCTGCGCGACGGCGACTGGACGCTGGAGCGCGGCCCCATCACCGACAAGTCCATCACCCCGATGCGCAGCTTCGTCACCGAGCCCATGCGCCACGGGCGGCTGTTCCTGGCCGGGGACGCCGCCCACATCGTCCCGCCCACCGGCGCCAAGGGCCTCAACCTGGCCATGCACGACGTCACCCTGCTCGCCGAGGCCGTCGCCGCCTGGGACGAGAAGGGCGACACCGCGCTGCTGGACTCCTACTCCGACGACGCGCTGCGCCGGGTGTGGCGGGCCGAGCACTTCTCGTACTGGATGACGACGCTGCTGCACCGGGACCCCGAGGGCGGCGAGTTCGACCACCGGCTGCAGGTCTCCCACCTCAACCGCATCGCCGCCTCCACCGCCGCGGCCACCGAGCTCGCCGAGAACTACACCGGCATCCCGCTGGTCTGACCGGTCACCGGGGGCTTGAGACCCCGACCACAGAGGGTTTTGAACCCTGGCCGTCAGGGCTCGCGGAGAACGGGCGCCCCGCCATGCGGCCGAAGGCCCGTGTGCGAGGTGCCCGGCTCCGCGCGAAGCACACCGGATGCTCTGTACTCCAGGCCGAAACCGCGGTGTCGGTGTGCGGTGAAGGCGGCGGGTCCGCTTCGCGCGCGGGTGCGACGTTCACCTCAATGGGCCTTCGGCCGCGCGAGAGAACCGCACCCGCGCGAACCTCCTCCTGGGGCTGAGCTTCAAACTCCCTGAAGTCAAGGCGGAGCCACAAACCAGAGATCATCAAGGCCGTCAACCGGACGAACAGTCAACCTGGCCGCGATAAACCCCGCAACCTCCTACTTCACCCGTGAATCTCGTTGCGATTATCGCTATTGGACTGCTACGGTCCCGACCGTGAGCGATACGAACGGCCCGGGCGACCCCCTGGAGGGCCTGCGGCGGCGGGTCCGCGAGGTGGTCGGCGCATCGGGGCAGCCGCAGCGGGAGTTCGCGGCGACGATGGGCCTGGAACCCTCCAAGCTGTCCAAGTCACTCAAGGGCACCCGGCGCTTCACCGCCGAGGAGCTCATCCGGATCGCCGACGTCGCAGGGGTCACCGTCAACTGGCTGCTCAACGGGCACGACAACGCCGCGACCGTCGCCGCGGGCCCGGGCGGCCTCCCGGCCCGCCACTCCGTGGCCGGGGCCGACGACGGCCCCTCGGCCCGCGAGCACGGCCGCCGCCGCCAGATCGTCGAGGCCGCCTGGCAGCTCATCGCCGAGCGCGGCTACCACTCGGTGCGCGTCTTCGACGTGGCCCGCGCCTGCGGCACCTCCAGCGCCACCATCCACTACCACTTCCCCGCGCTGCGCGACCTCCTGGACGAGGCGCTGCGCTCCTCCGTGAAGCAGGCGTTCGACCGCCAGGTCGCCGTGCTGCACGAGCTCGACGACGCGTACGAGCGCCTCCTGCGCCTCATCGAGCTGCAACTGCCCAGCCCCGGCCGGCTGCGCCTGGAGTGGTCGATCTGGCTGCAGGTGTGGACCGAGTCCACGCTCCACCCCGAGTTGCGCGAACTGCACGCCGCCTCCTACCAGCGCTGGCACGACACCATCGCCCAGACCCTGCGCGAGGGGGCCGAGAGCGGGGCCTTCCGCGCCCTCGACGCCGAGGAGACGACCGTGCGGCTCACCGCGCTCATCGACGGCCTGGGCATCCAGGTCCTGACCGGCCGCCCCGGGCGCACCGTCGACACCATGCGCACCGCCCTGCACGCGTTCATCGCCCACGAGGTCCTGAGGCGCTGAGCGGCACCGCGGCCACGGCCACCACATAAGGAGAGGACCGGCAACCATGAACGAGACGATGAACAGCGACGTCATCCTGACCTGCGCGCTCACCGGCGCGGGCGACACCGTGCGCAGGAGCGAGCACGTGCCGGTGACGCCCAAGGAGATCGCCGCCTCCGCCGTCGAGGCCGCCGAGGCCGGCGCGAGCGCCGTCCACATCCACGTCCGCGACCCCGAGACCGGCGCGCCCTCCCGCGACAACGCGCTCTACCGCGAGGTCGTGGAGCGGATCAAGGAGACCGGCGTCGACGTCGTCATCAACCTGACGGCCGGCATGGGCGGCGACCTGGTCATCGGCGCCGACGACCCCTTGGAGTTCGGCGAGGGCACCGACCTCGTCAACGGACTGGACCGGCTCCCCCACGTCGAGGAGCTGCTGCCCGACATCTGCACGCTGGACTGCGGCAGCCTCAACTTCGGCGACGGCAGCCTCGTCTACGTCTCCACCCCCGACATGCTGCGCGCCGGGGCCAGGCGCATCCAGGAGCTGGGAGTGCGCCCCGAACTGGAGATCTTCGACACCGGCCAGTTGTGGTTCGCCAAGCGGTTGCGCGCCGAGGGCCTGATCGACGACCCGAGCATGTTCCAACTGTGCACCGGCATCCCCTACGGCGCCCCCGCAGACCCCGGCGTGCTGCAGTCCATGGTCAACCTGCTGCCGGAGGGCGCGCAATGGGCCAGCTTCGCGATCGGGCGCATGCAGATGCCGTGGGTGGCCCAGTCGGTGCTGCTCGGCGGACACGCCCGCGTCGGCCTGGAGGACAACCTCTACCTCAGCCGCGGCGTGAAGGCCACCAACGGCCGGCTCGTCGAGAGGGCGGTGCGGATCATCGAGCTGCTCGGCGCGCGCGTGGCCACCCCGGACGAGGCCCGCGCCGAACTCGGGCTGCGCGGCGCGAAGTGAGCACCCGCCCGGCGCCGCGCGGCGGCGCCGGCCCCCTCGTCCCCCACTTGTCCCGAACGCGGTCAGGAGCGTGATGACGGAGCAGAGCAGGACTTTGGCCCCGCAGGACGTGCGCACGGTGGCGTGCGTCGGCGCGGGCGTGATCGGCGGCGGCTGGGTGGCGCACTTCCTGGCGCGCGGCTACCGGGTGGTGGCCTGGGACCCCGCGCCCGGCGCCGAGCGCGCACTGCGCGACCTGGTGTCCGCGGCGTGGCCGTCGCTCGCCCGGCTCGGCCTGGCCGAGGGCGCGGCGACGGCGAACCTGACGGTCGCGCCGACGCTGGCCGAGGCGGTG
This sequence is a window from Spinactinospora alkalitolerans. Protein-coding genes within it:
- the pcaC gene encoding 4-carboxymuconolactone decarboxylase, with amino-acid sequence MDMGTGGTEHRLDDATRYAGGMKVRREVLGDAHVDRAEARKTGFTEPFQDLITRYAWGDIWTRPGLDRRTRSCMVLTALVAKGHWEELAMHVRAAVRNGLSADEIQEVFLQAAIYCGVPAANKAFAVAQQVLSEIGEV
- a CDS encoding 4-hydroxybenzoate 3-monooxygenase gives rise to the protein MRTRVGIIGAGPAGLLLSHLLHRRGVESVVLENRSRDYCEQRQRAGVVEHGVAEVLRESGVGSRMDTDGLVHHGIELRFDGRAHRIDFPGLTGRDVMIYAQTEVVKDLIARRLADGGQILFGAKATSVEDVETDSPRIRFERDGEADVLECDVVAACDGFHGIGRRSLPSGVARTFDKVYPFSWLGILADVAPSCEELIYAHSERGFALHSMRSPEVSRLYLQVPNGTDPADWSDERIWDELSARFALRDGDWTLERGPITDKSITPMRSFVTEPMRHGRLFLAGDAAHIVPPTGAKGLNLAMHDVTLLAEAVAAWDEKGDTALLDSYSDDALRRVWRAEHFSYWMTTLLHRDPEGGEFDHRLQVSHLNRIAASTAAATELAENYTGIPLV
- a CDS encoding 3-keto-5-aminohexanoate cleavage protein codes for the protein MNETMNSDVILTCALTGAGDTVRRSEHVPVTPKEIAASAVEAAEAGASAVHIHVRDPETGAPSRDNALYREVVERIKETGVDVVINLTAGMGGDLVIGADDPLEFGEGTDLVNGLDRLPHVEELLPDICTLDCGSLNFGDGSLVYVSTPDMLRAGARRIQELGVRPELEIFDTGQLWFAKRLRAEGLIDDPSMFQLCTGIPYGAPADPGVLQSMVNLLPEGAQWASFAIGRMQMPWVAQSVLLGGHARVGLEDNLYLSRGVKATNGRLVERAVRIIELLGARVATPDEARAELGLRGAK
- a CDS encoding TetR family transcriptional regulator C-terminal domain-containing protein encodes the protein MSDTNGPGDPLEGLRRRVREVVGASGQPQREFAATMGLEPSKLSKSLKGTRRFTAEELIRIADVAGVTVNWLLNGHDNAATVAAGPGGLPARHSVAGADDGPSAREHGRRRQIVEAAWQLIAERGYHSVRVFDVARACGTSSATIHYHFPALRDLLDEALRSSVKQAFDRQVAVLHELDDAYERLLRLIELQLPSPGRLRLEWSIWLQVWTESTLHPELRELHAASYQRWHDTIAQTLREGAESGAFRALDAEETTVRLTALIDGLGIQVLTGRPGRTVDTMRTALHAFIAHEVLRR